Proteins encoded within one genomic window of Cydia pomonella isolate Wapato2018A chromosome 12, ilCydPomo1, whole genome shotgun sequence:
- the LOC133523885 gene encoding uncharacterized protein LOC133523885, whose translation MAQPLTQFCSRDVCAIKLLRTQNSSLPEIVLASTYMAAEDEPPPVEMNNLIRYCERERLELVISADCNGHHNLWGMETNNKRGLAAQHISNWHVSDELSCSDHRWIRYDLTADTQTSTPRRNPRRMDIAAYKELLEGKLHNNTHTNRPSNTKELEEQVNLLIKNITESYENTCPLSTPSARGKGNNNNNNSWWGPELERMRTKMRRLLNRAMNTRAEEDWDRYKTAKTDYKKRLRYRKSASWRNFCDNISTVTQANRTRKILADQPRQLLGTLRRQDNSTTSSPAETERLLVKAQDAK comes from the exons ATGGCACAACCACTAACTCAATTCTGTTCCAGAGACGTGTGTGCCATAAAACTCCTCAGAACACAAAACTCAAGTCTACCGGAGATAGTCCTGGCGTCCACCTACATGGCGGCGGAGGACGAACCACCTCCAGTGGAGATGAACAACCTCATACGCTACTGCGAACGAGAAAGGCTCGAGCTGGTCATATCTGCAGACTGCAACGGCCATCACAACCTATGGGGAATGGAAACCAACAACAAAAGAG GACTGGCAGCTCAACACATATCCAACTGGCACGTGTCGGACGAGCTATCCTGCTCCGACCACAGGTGGATTCGGTATGACCTGACAGCTGACACCCAAACATCCACACCTAGAAGAAACCCGAGACGCATGGACATAGCGGCGTACAAGGAACTTCTGGAAGGTAAACTACATAATAACACACACACTAACAGACCTAGCAATACAAAGGAATTGGAGGAACAGGTAAacttacttattaaaaacataactgaAAGCTACGAAAACACATGTCCGCTATCGACTCCATCAGCTAGAGGAAAAggcaataacaataacaacaacagcTGGTGGGGACCGGAGTTGGAACGAATGAGAACAAAAATGAGAAGGTTACTTAATAGAGCAATGAACACAAGAGCTGAAGAGGACTGGGACAGGTACAAAACAGCTAAAACAGACTACAAGAAAAGACTAAGATACAGAAAATCAGCCTCATGGCGAAACTTCTGCGACAACATATCCACAGTAACTCAAGCAAACAGAACAAGGAAAATCCTTGCAGACCAACCAAGACAACTACTGGGTACCCTGAGGAGACAAGATAATAGTACCACCAGCAGCCCAGCTGAGACAGAAAGGCTACTGGTCAAGGCCCAGGATGCAAAGTAG